A part of Desulfomicrobium baculatum DSM 4028 genomic DNA contains:
- a CDS encoding sulfite exporter TauE/SafE family protein, translated as MQATLSALGRQIPELTEHRVEYLVICLASLAVSGLTLFSGFGLGTVLTPVMAIFFPIETAVAVTAVVHFANNLFKLALFGRQADWGVSLRFGLPALVASFAGACVLVSVSDLEPLFFYTLAGGEFFITPVKLLVGVLIVFFAAQELRGGKRQAISPVWLPLGGIVSGFFGGLSGNQGAFRSAFLLGAGLGKDAFIATGVVLACVVDVTRLGVYAGMSGSHMITDNAGLVVAATLSAFLGVHYSRKVLQKITIQTVRLLVGAMLLLLGGGLAAGLI; from the coding sequence ATGCAGGCCACACTGTCGGCTTTGGGCCGTCAGATCCCCGAACTCACGGAGCACCGAGTGGAATACCTCGTCATTTGTCTGGCCAGCCTGGCCGTTTCCGGCCTGACCCTTTTCTCCGGTTTTGGTCTCGGCACGGTGCTGACCCCGGTCATGGCCATCTTCTTTCCTATCGAGACGGCCGTGGCAGTGACCGCTGTGGTGCACTTCGCCAACAACCTCTTCAAGCTTGCCCTGTTCGGCCGGCAGGCCGACTGGGGCGTGAGCCTGCGCTTCGGCCTGCCCGCCCTGGTCGCGAGCTTCGCCGGAGCCTGTGTGTTGGTCAGCGTCTCGGACCTAGAGCCGCTCTTTTTCTACACCCTGGCCGGGGGCGAGTTTTTCATCACTCCGGTCAAGCTCTTGGTCGGCGTGCTCATCGTCTTTTTCGCCGCCCAGGAACTGCGCGGCGGGAAGAGACAGGCCATTTCACCAGTCTGGTTGCCCCTTGGCGGGATCGTCAGCGGGTTTTTCGGCGGGCTGTCGGGCAACCAGGGGGCCTTCCGCAGCGCCTTCCTGCTGGGCGCGGGCCTGGGCAAGGATGCCTTCATCGCCACGGGCGTGGTCCTGGCCTGCGTGGTCGACGTGACGCGCCTTGGCGTCTACGCGGGCATGTCCGGTTCGCACATGATCACTGATAATGCGGGCCTTGTGGTCGCCGCCACCTTGTCGGCCTTCCTGGGCGTGCACTACAGCCGCAAGGTGCTCCAAAAAATCACCATCCAGACGGTGCGGCTGCTGGTCGGCGCGATGCTCCTGCTGCTGGGAGGGGGGCTGGCGGCGGGATTGATCTAG
- a CDS encoding SLC13 family permease, with amino-acid sequence MLSLFILLFIVLCALVLFIGGWVPADVVGIMVLAALALTGLVSPEEAVAGFSSPAVITVLAMFVLSAGLTRTGVAYRIGQPLQLFARKGEAVLIVVLMAAAGILSALINTTTVAVILLPATMDLARRSGLPPARLLMPMALGCLLGGPFTGISTPPNILATDALRAAGLTTFKIFDFTPITGALVVAGIAFMVLLGKRLLPKGGTSGTRKNGIESAYEIGAHIFTIELPPASPLIGRNLAESRLGSALYLTVVGLHRAGELILSPRAQETLQAADIIIVHGQADQVSHFHGSRHLQVEPGGPETAEITRRLGAASVRIGKGSPLIARTLAESGLRRDHHVHVLALNSPTGECLGDFRRHRFEEGDGLVLQGEHQVLENLAEKGLVELGTPLADGSADAPGCELLSLCSVRVPEGSVLAGRNLVESRLGNAFGLTVVGLARDGKVDCLPAPEETIQAGDLLVVQGLARDIDVFEGLQDLEISEQSSRLAAELESQQIGMTEVLLSPRTTLAGKTLSDLLFRDHYGLSVLAVLRKGRACRTGLQDMPLQFGDALLVYGPRQSLEAVARDEDFLVLDQAAAKAPRLHKAPLATMIMVAVLLSAILGFVPIAIAALTGMAAMVVGGCLTMEEAYHSIEWKVIFLIAGMLPLGMAIENTGAAQMGAEALIGLVGDLGPRWVVAALFGVTVLGTQVIPTAALVVLMAPVALGAASALGISPQLLMMTVAMAASASFASPLSHPAHLLVMGPGGYKFMDYVKVGAPLTLVVMAVSVWLLPMLWPA; translated from the coding sequence ATGCTGTCCCTCTTCATTCTCCTGTTCATCGTGCTTTGCGCCCTGGTCCTTTTTATCGGCGGCTGGGTGCCTGCGGATGTGGTCGGGATCATGGTCCTTGCCGCCCTGGCCCTGACCGGCCTCGTTTCCCCGGAAGAAGCCGTGGCCGGATTCAGCAGTCCGGCGGTCATCACGGTGCTGGCCATGTTCGTGCTCTCGGCCGGGCTGACCCGTACGGGCGTGGCCTACCGCATCGGCCAGCCGCTGCAGCTCTTCGCGCGCAAGGGCGAAGCCGTGCTGATCGTGGTGCTCATGGCGGCGGCCGGCATCCTCTCCGCCCTCATCAACACCACCACCGTTGCCGTCATCCTGCTGCCCGCGACCATGGATCTGGCCCGCCGCAGCGGTCTGCCGCCCGCGCGTCTGCTCATGCCCATGGCCCTGGGCTGCCTGCTCGGCGGACCGTTCACGGGCATCTCCACGCCGCCCAACATCCTGGCCACGGACGCCTTGCGTGCCGCCGGACTGACGACCTTCAAGATCTTCGACTTCACCCCCATCACCGGTGCCTTGGTCGTGGCCGGCATCGCTTTCATGGTCCTCCTCGGCAAGCGTCTGCTGCCCAAGGGCGGAACGTCGGGGACTCGCAAAAACGGCATCGAGTCGGCCTACGAGATCGGCGCGCACATCTTCACCATCGAACTTCCGCCGGCGTCCCCCCTCATCGGGCGCAATCTGGCAGAAAGCCGCCTGGGCTCGGCCCTGTACCTGACGGTAGTGGGCCTGCACCGCGCAGGCGAGCTCATCCTCTCCCCCCGGGCCCAGGAAACCCTGCAAGCCGCCGATATCATCATTGTCCACGGCCAGGCGGACCAGGTCAGCCACTTCCACGGCAGCAGGCACCTGCAGGTCGAACCAGGCGGACCCGAGACCGCCGAGATCACCCGCCGCCTTGGCGCGGCATCGGTCCGCATCGGCAAAGGATCGCCCCTCATCGCACGCACCCTGGCCGAAAGCGGGCTGCGCCGGGACCATCATGTGCATGTGCTGGCCCTCAATTCGCCGACAGGAGAATGCCTGGGAGACTTCCGGCGCCACCGTTTCGAGGAAGGGGACGGCCTGGTGCTCCAGGGCGAGCATCAGGTCCTGGAGAATCTGGCCGAAAAGGGTCTGGTCGAGCTCGGAACGCCGCTGGCGGATGGTTCGGCCGATGCGCCGGGCTGCGAGCTGCTCAGCCTCTGCTCCGTGCGGGTGCCGGAAGGATCGGTGCTGGCCGGGCGCAACCTGGTGGAAAGCCGCCTGGGCAACGCCTTCGGTTTGACGGTGGTGGGTCTGGCGCGGGACGGAAAGGTGGACTGCCTGCCCGCCCCGGAGGAGACGATCCAGGCCGGAGACCTGCTCGTGGTCCAGGGTCTGGCGCGGGACATCGACGTGTTCGAGGGCCTGCAGGACCTGGAAATTTCGGAACAGTCCTCGCGGCTGGCCGCCGAACTGGAGTCCCAACAAATCGGCATGACCGAGGTGCTGCTCTCGCCCCGGACAACCCTGGCCGGCAAGACCTTGAGCGACCTGCTCTTCCGCGACCATTATGGTCTGAGCGTCCTGGCCGTGCTCCGCAAGGGGCGCGCCTGCCGCACGGGCCTGCAGGACATGCCCCTGCAGTTCGGAGACGCGTTGCTGGTCTACGGCCCGCGCCAGAGCCTGGAGGCCGTGGCCCGGGACGAGGACTTCCTGGTGCTGGACCAGGCCGCGGCCAAGGCCCCGCGCCTGCACAAGGCGCCCCTGGCCACCATGATCATGGTGGCCGTGCTGCTGAGCGCCATCCTGGGCTTCGTGCCCATCGCCATCGCGGCCCTGACCGGAATGGCGGCCATGGTCGTCGGAGGCTGCCTGACCATGGAGGAGGCCTACCACTCCATCGAATGGAAAGTGATCTTTCTCATCGCCGGCATGCTCCCGCTTGGCATGGCCATCGAGAACACCGGGGCGGCGCAGATGGGGGCCGAGGCGCTCATCGGCCTGGTTGGCGACCTCGGCCCGCGCTGGGTGGTGGCCGCGCTGTTCGGAGTGACGGTGCTCGGCACGCAGGTCATCCCCACTGCTGCCCTGGTGGTGCTCATGGCACCCGTGGCCCTCGGCGCGGCCTCGGCGCTGGGCATCTCGCCGCAACTCCTGATGATGACCGTGGCCATGGCCGCTTCCGCGAGCTTCGCGAGCCCCCTGTCACACCCGGCGCATCTTTTGGTCATGGGCCCCGGCGGATACAAGTTCATGGACTACGTCAAGGTCGGTGCCCCGCTGACGCTTGTGGTCATGGCCGTGTCGGTCTGGCTGCTGCCCATGCTCTGGCCGGCATGA